In a genomic window of Virgibacillus sp. SK37:
- a CDS encoding lactate utilization protein C, translating to MAIQNRDHFLNKLANNLGRPRRTEGVERPEWSVQPQWQALEGCSQDELVDVLENQCKAIHTDFKRTTIAGLPQALEDTITEYGNRMITARDNRNKEFGLDFLFDRLRTEGKEVHEWDSKAGKENQIIAERADVGINFSDITLAESGTVTLFNNKDNGRSISLLPENFIAIIPKSTIVPRMTQAAKHIHKAHEQGHDVSSCVSFISGPSNSADIEMNLIVGVHGPVRATYIVVDD from the coding sequence ATGGCAATTCAAAACAGGGATCACTTTTTAAATAAGTTGGCGAACAATTTGGGAAGGCCACGGAGAACTGAAGGGGTTGAACGACCTGAATGGAGTGTTCAGCCCCAGTGGCAAGCATTGGAAGGGTGCAGCCAGGATGAATTGGTCGATGTATTGGAAAATCAATGTAAGGCAATCCACACAGATTTTAAACGGACAACTATTGCCGGATTACCTCAAGCATTGGAAGACACAATTACCGAATATGGGAACAGAATGATTACGGCAAGGGACAATCGCAACAAAGAGTTCGGGCTGGATTTTCTTTTTGATAGATTACGTACGGAAGGTAAGGAAGTACATGAATGGGATTCTAAAGCAGGAAAGGAAAATCAAATCATTGCAGAGCGGGCCGATGTAGGCATTAACTTTAGTGACATAACCCTTGCAGAATCTGGTACCGTAACTTTATTCAATAACAAAGATAACGGGAGATCGATCAGCCTGTTACCAGAAAATTTTATTGCGATTATCCCTAAAAGTACAATTGTACCTCGCATGACACAAGCAGCAAAACATATTCACAAAGCTCATGAACAAGGGCATGATGTTTCTTCCTGTGTAAGTTTCATTTCAGGACCGAGCAATAGTGCCGATATTGAAATGAACTTGATTGTTGGTGTGCATGGGCCTGTAAGAGCAACTTATATTGTTGTTGATGATTGA
- a CDS encoding LutB/LldF family L-lactate oxidation iron-sulfur protein, with the protein MGLQIGDASFKERVQEGLKNDFMRQAVSSAQGRLRNGRLNAAEELGDWEDWRTLGEEIRTHTMENLDYYLQQLSEQVANRGGKVFFAETAEEANEYIKNVVKKKNGKKVAKSKSMVTEEIGLNEALEDAGAEVVETDLGEWILQLDEDPPSHIVAPALHKNRKQIQETFENKKGYQKSDKPEELALFAREQLRKEFLSADIGITGCNFAVAESGAVTLVTNEGNARLVTALPDTQITVMGMERIVPTWEELEVLVSLLTRAAVGQKLTSYVTSVTGARLKEEIDGPDDYHLVIVDNGRSKILGTEFQSALHCIRCAACINVCPVYRHVGGHAYGSIYPGPIGAVLTPLLDGYEDHKELPYASTLCAACTEACPVKIPLHEQLIRHREIIVEKENMAPAGEKVAMKGYANWASNPAAYKMSAKMARMALKPWTKHEKISNGPGPLKGWTDVRDFPAPSKQSFRAWFKERQKGERA; encoded by the coding sequence ATGGGTTTACAAATCGGAGATGCTTCTTTTAAGGAACGTGTCCAAGAAGGTCTAAAGAACGACTTTATGCGCCAGGCTGTTTCGTCTGCCCAAGGACGGCTAAGAAATGGACGACTAAATGCCGCAGAGGAATTAGGTGATTGGGAGGACTGGCGCACACTTGGGGAAGAAATCCGCACACATACCATGGAAAATCTCGATTACTATTTACAACAATTGAGTGAGCAGGTAGCTAATCGTGGTGGGAAGGTCTTTTTTGCTGAAACAGCTGAAGAGGCCAATGAATATATCAAGAATGTGGTTAAAAAGAAAAATGGAAAAAAAGTAGCTAAATCTAAATCGATGGTTACAGAGGAAATTGGTCTGAACGAAGCCCTCGAAGATGCAGGTGCTGAAGTAGTGGAGACCGATCTGGGCGAATGGATCCTGCAATTGGATGAAGATCCACCCTCTCATATTGTTGCCCCCGCCCTTCACAAAAATAGAAAGCAAATACAAGAAACATTTGAGAATAAAAAGGGTTACCAAAAATCGGATAAGCCGGAAGAACTCGCATTGTTTGCCCGTGAACAACTGCGTAAGGAATTTTTATCTGCGGATATTGGGATTACTGGTTGTAATTTTGCTGTTGCAGAGTCGGGTGCGGTGACACTTGTGACCAATGAAGGGAATGCACGATTAGTTACTGCATTACCAGACACACAGATTACGGTGATGGGTATGGAGCGGATTGTTCCAACTTGGGAAGAACTGGAGGTACTAGTAAGCTTGCTAACCCGTGCCGCTGTTGGACAAAAGTTGACAAGCTATGTGACATCAGTGACCGGGGCACGTTTGAAAGAGGAAATAGACGGTCCTGATGACTATCATTTAGTGATCGTTGACAATGGTCGTTCAAAGATTCTTGGGACTGAATTTCAGTCTGCACTTCATTGCATTCGTTGTGCTGCATGTATAAATGTATGTCCGGTTTATCGCCATGTTGGCGGTCATGCATATGGCTCCATTTACCCCGGTCCGATTGGTGCAGTGCTCACACCTCTTTTGGATGGGTATGAGGATCATAAGGAATTACCATATGCTTCCACATTATGTGCAGCATGCACGGAAGCCTGTCCTGTAAAAATCCCTCTTCATGAGCAATTAATTCGTCACCGGGAAATAATTGTGGAAAAAGAAAATATGGCACCTGCCGGGGAAAAAGTAGCTATGAAAGGATATGCAAACTGGGCATCCAATCCGGCTGCATATAAAATGAGTGCAAAGATGGCTCGAATGGCACTCAAGCCATGGACAAAGCATGAAAAAATCTCCAATGGACCTGGTCCTTTAAAAGGTTGGACAGATGTCCGTGATTTTCCTGCACCAAGTAAACAAAGCTTCCGAGCCTGGTTTAAAGAGAGACAGAAGGGGGAGCGAGCGTAA
- a CDS encoding (Fe-S)-binding protein, with the protein MKVSLFITCMCDIIGSDVGKHTVELLEKAGCEVDFPEAQTCCGQPAFNSGYLQDSKEAMKQMMRAFKDAKYVVGPSGSCVGMLREYPKVFRGDPEWEEQANKLAAKSYEITQFLVDVLGVEDVGAVFNGRVTYHPSCHMTRVLGVKDAPQKLLRNVKGMDLIELPLAEDCCGFGGTFAVKNSVISGEMVKEKSQHVSETRAEYLIGGDMACLYNIGGRMTREGKNIKVLHITEVLNHQ; encoded by the coding sequence ATGAAAGTATCATTATTCATTACTTGTATGTGTGACATTATAGGTTCAGATGTTGGCAAGCATACAGTAGAACTTTTGGAAAAAGCCGGCTGTGAGGTAGATTTTCCAGAGGCCCAGACATGCTGCGGCCAGCCAGCATTTAACAGCGGTTATTTGCAGGATTCTAAAGAAGCGATGAAGCAGATGATGCGTGCTTTCAAAGACGCTAAATATGTAGTCGGCCCTTCTGGATCATGTGTGGGGATGCTAAGAGAATACCCAAAAGTCTTCCGTGGTGATCCGGAATGGGAGGAACAAGCGAATAAGCTTGCAGCAAAGTCGTATGAAATCACTCAGTTTCTGGTTGATGTGTTAGGTGTAGAAGATGTTGGTGCGGTTTTTAATGGTCGAGTGACGTATCATCCATCCTGCCACATGACGAGAGTACTAGGGGTAAAGGACGCACCGCAAAAGCTATTAAGAAATGTAAAAGGGATGGATCTGATTGAACTGCCGCTTGCAGAAGATTGCTGTGGGTTTGGTGGTACATTTGCTGTAAAGAATTCCGTGATATCAGGAGAAATGGTAAAAGAAAAATCGCAGCATGTTTCAGAGACAAGGGCGGAATATCTGATCGGTGGAGATATGGCTTGTCTATATAACATTGGTGGTCGGATGACAAGAGAAGGGAAAAATATTAAGGTTCTTCATATAACAGAGGTATTAAATCATCAATAA
- a CDS encoding FadR/GntR family transcriptional regulator — protein MEYKPIKTKKIYEEVADTILNWIKTGDLNPGDKLASVSQLAKNFEVSQSVIREALSGLRAMGLLTMRQGEGTYVTEYDASKFYLPVTTAFLMKKEDVKELFEVRRILEAGAAASAADNHEEEDLRNLEQILKDMEAAIGDGELGERADFNFHLAIVHASHNEMLVNLLSSVSEIMVETILETRKLLLYTEGRDEQLLSEHQLIYDAIKTGDAGRAREYMLKHLVGVEQLLFKYL, from the coding sequence ATGGAATATAAACCAATCAAGACAAAAAAGATTTACGAGGAAGTAGCTGATACAATCCTAAATTGGATAAAGACTGGTGACTTAAACCCTGGAGATAAATTGGCATCCGTTTCTCAACTGGCCAAAAACTTCGAGGTAAGCCAGTCTGTTATTCGAGAAGCGTTAAGCGGTCTTCGTGCGATGGGGTTGCTGACAATGAGACAGGGAGAAGGTACATATGTAACAGAATATGATGCATCTAAATTCTATCTTCCTGTTACAACAGCATTTCTTATGAAAAAAGAGGATGTTAAAGAGTTATTTGAAGTGAGACGAATCTTGGAAGCAGGAGCTGCAGCTTCTGCGGCTGATAATCATGAGGAAGAGGATTTAAGAAATTTGGAGCAAATATTAAAAGACATGGAGGCTGCAATTGGCGATGGGGAGCTTGGGGAACGGGCTGATTTCAATTTTCACCTGGCAATTGTCCATGCTAGCCATAATGAGATGTTAGTCAATTTGTTAAGCAGTGTCTCGGAAATTATGGTAGAAACAATTTTGGAAACTCGGAAGCTATTATTATATACAGAAGGTAGAGATGAACAGTTACTCTCAGAGCACCAATTAATTTATGATGCAATCAAGACAGGGGACGCTGGTCGGGCTAGAGAGTATATGTTGAAACATTTAGTAGGTGTAGAACAACTATTATTCAAGTATTTATAG
- a CDS encoding L-lactate permease, with amino-acid sequence MLLLVALSAIIGPFIFLVLLKMSAVKGMSLSAIIVILLAVMVWGMEGIVITASVLQGIHKALTIVFILFGAIVLLNTLKNTGAVDRINEGFRGITGDMRIQVIIVAFLFGSLIEGASGFGTPAAVTGPLMYALGFNPIAAAALALIADSSAVPFGAVGTPVNVGLSNLTGAGPSFYHDIAIKTTMVDLFGGTFIPFILVIILTTFFGKKKKFSNFLEMLPWTLVIGITYTGSALLYAVLFGPEFVSIFASLTGLVVAAITAKKKWLLPNSEWKEALQDNFKVTTKRSDISLFRAWMPYVIVIVLLLITRVIPAVTEFTKYAIDLTWSNILGVEGVTSGWELLYSPGSILIVSAILATIVQRKSIKNFIEASKESLLSVRSAGISLIATLALVQVFTNSGINMHDLISMPQYIAQALASTFGSMWIFAAPFLGELGAFITGSATVSTLTFSPIQLNIANQTAINSDIVLAVQLVGAAAGNMICVHNVVAASAVVGMTGREGDIIRKTLGPAILYGILAGLGGFVLLFFF; translated from the coding sequence ATGTTATTACTTGTAGCATTAAGTGCCATTATTGGTCCTTTTATTTTTTTGGTGCTTTTAAAAATGTCAGCAGTAAAAGGAATGTCGCTAAGTGCAATAATTGTGATTTTATTGGCTGTCATGGTGTGGGGAATGGAAGGAATAGTGATAACAGCTTCAGTTCTACAAGGTATTCATAAAGCGTTAACAATCGTTTTTATTTTATTTGGGGCCATTGTTTTATTAAATACCTTAAAAAATACAGGAGCTGTTGACCGAATTAATGAAGGTTTTAGAGGGATTACAGGGGATATGCGAATTCAAGTTATTATTGTTGCTTTTTTATTTGGATCCTTAATTGAAGGTGCATCAGGGTTTGGAACCCCCGCAGCGGTAACAGGTCCATTAATGTATGCACTGGGTTTTAATCCGATTGCAGCAGCAGCCTTAGCATTGATTGCTGATAGTTCAGCAGTACCTTTTGGGGCGGTAGGTACTCCGGTAAATGTTGGGCTGAGTAATCTTACTGGGGCAGGACCCAGCTTTTATCATGATATTGCTATAAAGACAACAATGGTTGATCTATTCGGTGGAACGTTTATCCCTTTTATTTTGGTAATTATCTTGACCACCTTCTTTGGTAAAAAGAAAAAGTTCTCTAACTTTTTAGAGATGCTTCCTTGGACGTTAGTAATAGGGATTACATACACAGGATCTGCATTGCTTTACGCTGTTTTATTCGGTCCTGAGTTTGTTTCTATCTTTGCCTCCTTAACTGGTTTAGTTGTTGCAGCAATTACGGCTAAAAAGAAATGGTTGCTACCAAATAGCGAATGGAAGGAAGCACTTCAGGATAATTTCAAGGTTACAACAAAGAGGTCAGACATAAGTCTTTTTAGAGCATGGATGCCTTACGTGATTGTAATTGTATTATTATTAATTACTAGAGTTATACCTGCAGTAACCGAATTTACAAAGTATGCAATTGACCTTACATGGTCGAATATCTTAGGTGTAGAAGGCGTTACTTCCGGTTGGGAGCTATTATATTCACCAGGATCTATTCTTATTGTTTCTGCTATTCTAGCAACTATAGTTCAACGCAAATCAATTAAGAATTTTATTGAAGCATCTAAAGAGTCCCTTCTATCAGTGCGTAGTGCTGGGATATCACTGATTGCGACACTTGCTTTAGTGCAGGTATTTACAAATTCGGGAATAAACATGCATGATTTGATAAGTATGCCACAGTACATAGCTCAAGCACTTGCAAGTACGTTTGGTTCTATGTGGATATTTGCGGCACCGTTTTTAGGAGAGCTGGGAGCCTTTATTACTGGCAGTGCCACTGTATCAACATTAACTTTTTCACCAATCCAATTAAATATTGCTAATCAAACGGCTATTAATTCAGACATTGTACTTGCTGTTCAACTAGTCGGAGCAGCAGCAGGAAATATGATTTGTGTCCATAATGTAGTTGCAGCTTCTGCTGTAGTAGGGATGACTGGAAGGGAAGGAGATATTATAAGAAAAACTCTAGGACCGGCTATTTTGTATGGAATTTTGGCGGGGCTAGGAGGGTTCGTATTGTTATTCTTCTTTTAA